In the genome of Hyphobacterium sp. CCMP332, one region contains:
- a CDS encoding c-type cytochrome: MLNRLFLTSGKLLGALILSFTISTGFGQEASDTTAADASAEPAAEAAASGGGDAELISLGKSVFEGNCTQCHAFDKVVVGPNLTGAHTRWPSKEAMLYFIKYPQKVIDGGDEYAKGLYEQYKQYMPNHDFLSDEELNGLYAYIVEMTDNPPAKEVAQVADAGAGGTAASGAALPQEYLIAIIGILVVILLAIIIALALLLSVMKRFVNQMEGVSEEEKAYVEPKLQWSKLFTSAPFLNTVGIIFTLIILRSVIDGLFSVGVQQGYAPTQPIAFSHKLHAGMYEIGCQYCHTGVEKSKNANIPSANICMNCHNHVKTTSPEIQKIWKAVENDQPIEWVRIHNLPDLAYFNHSQHVKVGGLECQTCHGPIEEMEVVQQYSPLTMGWCINCHRETAVNYEGNEYYDKLIEFHEANQDDGIMTVEDIGGLECSKCHY; encoded by the coding sequence ATGCTTAACCGACTCTTTTTAACTTCAGGAAAATTACTAGGCGCACTTATTCTTTCATTTACTATTTCTACCGGTTTCGGTCAGGAAGCTTCGGATACAACTGCCGCAGATGCATCTGCTGAACCGGCTGCTGAAGCCGCTGCCTCCGGAGGTGGAGATGCAGAATTAATTTCGCTAGGAAAATCAGTATTTGAAGGCAATTGTACACAATGCCACGCCTTTGACAAAGTGGTTGTAGGCCCGAATCTTACGGGTGCTCATACAAGATGGCCATCGAAAGAAGCCATGCTGTATTTTATAAAATATCCACAGAAAGTTATAGATGGAGGCGATGAATATGCAAAAGGGCTTTACGAGCAATACAAACAATACATGCCTAATCACGACTTTTTAAGTGATGAGGAACTAAACGGCCTTTATGCTTATATCGTTGAAATGACGGATAACCCTCCGGCGAAGGAGGTAGCACAGGTAGCCGATGCAGGGGCAGGTGGTACAGCTGCCAGCGGTGCTGCTTTGCCACAAGAATATTTGATAGCTATTATTGGAATTCTGGTTGTAATACTTCTCGCAATTATTATTGCACTCGCTCTATTGCTTTCTGTAATGAAGCGATTTGTAAATCAAATGGAAGGTGTTTCCGAAGAAGAAAAAGCTTATGTAGAACCTAAATTACAATGGTCTAAATTATTTACAAGTGCTCCTTTCCTTAATACGGTTGGAATTATATTCACCCTCATCATATTGAGATCAGTCATTGATGGCTTATTTTCTGTCGGTGTGCAACAAGGATATGCTCCAACTCAACCGATAGCATTTTCACACAAATTACATGCAGGAATGTATGAAATAGGCTGCCAGTATTGCCATACAGGAGTAGAAAAAAGTAAAAATGCGAATATTCCCTCAGCGAATATTTGTATGAATTGCCATAACCATGTAAAAACAACCTCACCCGAAATCCAGAAAATCTGGAAAGCTGTTGAAAATGATCAGCCAATTGAATGGGTAAGAATTCACAATTTGCCGGATCTGGCCTATTTCAATCACTCTCAGCATGTGAAAGTGGGTGGACTTGAATGCCAGACTTGCCATGGCCCGATTGAAGAAATGGAAGTTGTTCAGCAATACTCTCCGCTAACAATGGGATGGTGTATTAATTGTCACCGGGAAACTGCGGTGAACTACGAGGGCAATGAATACTACGATAAATTAATAGAATTCCATGAAGCAAATCAGGACGACGGTATCATGACCGTTGAAGATATTGGTGGTTTGGAATGTTCTAAGTGTCATTATTAA
- a CDS encoding TAT-variant-translocated molybdopterin oxidoreductase: MGSNKKYWKGVEELNQDPEFLQYANKEFPEYLPVKEQNGPAKEEDQEEGTSRRDFLKLMGFSVAAASLVACEAPVRKAIPYLNKPEDVDPGIPNYYASSYTQDGVYASILVKTREGRPIFVEGNKLSSVTSGALNARAIASVLDLYSKERLTQATIKGEKAEWDKVDADIISKLNSISASGGRIALVGKSDISPSSKMAKKAFSEKYGNVDEITYDVNTVSALADANKGTFGTRMVPSYDFSKANVIVGINADFLGTWISPVEFSSQYARTRKLGKNKKSMSRHYQFESLLTLTGSNADYRSKIKPSEEASIVKAIYEGVSGGSSPKDNANLSKAISDLKKNKGKSLLVSGSNDPDVQMVVNEINNILGNYGSTIDTTTPVYLRQGDDMKMANFIADLSSGIYSAVIFMDCNPVYDHPNGAKLSDAIKKAQLSVSTSLSNDETASVCNYVCPSHHYLESWNDAEPKKGHLSLTQPAISPLFSTRQSESSLMKWSEMDGDYYDFIKKNWESNFYPVSSGFVNFDSFWDRSLHDGVFEFKSEEYASMHDSPAEEASGSLDAALSNLSSKKASANVELLVYENINVGSGAQGNNPWLHECPDPITKVCYDNYVSMSITMAGDTYKQGDLVKVSANGHSVELPVLIQPGQANNLIGIAYGFGRSKAGRVGNGLGKNAYPFISSKSGYLNHASEVTIEKTGGTYKLAQTQTHETVMGREFVVQETVLSDYQKNPSAGKHSPKITTYDGHKAPDSISLWKGHEYPNHHWGLAIDLNSCTGCSACVVSCFSENNIPMVGKDEVIRRREMHWLRIDRYYSTDADLEDKSVAGYKEMEQASDNPEVVFQPMMCQQCNNAPCETVCPVAATTHSTEGLNQMTYNRCIGTRYCANNCPYKVRRFNWFKYHDNKQFPGNTAMNNDLGKMVLNPDVTVRSRGVMEKCTFCVQRIQSGKLAAKKELRKVEDGEVTTACASACPTEALVFGDMKDPNSRISKLINEDNKERAFHALEELTVLPNVTYLRKVRNKDLESKTS; the protein is encoded by the coding sequence ATGGGAAGCAACAAGAAATATTGGAAAGGTGTTGAGGAACTGAATCAGGATCCGGAATTCCTTCAATATGCCAATAAAGAATTTCCCGAGTACCTTCCTGTAAAGGAACAAAATGGTCCTGCCAAAGAGGAAGATCAGGAAGAAGGTACAAGTAGGAGGGATTTTCTTAAGCTTATGGGTTTTAGCGTTGCAGCGGCATCCCTGGTTGCTTGTGAAGCGCCTGTAAGAAAAGCTATACCTTATTTAAATAAACCCGAAGATGTTGATCCGGGCATTCCGAATTATTATGCTTCGTCATATACACAGGACGGTGTTTATGCCAGTATTCTTGTAAAAACAAGAGAAGGTCGACCTATTTTTGTTGAAGGAAACAAATTGAGTTCGGTAACAAGCGGCGCATTAAATGCAAGAGCAATTGCTTCCGTTTTAGATTTATATAGCAAAGAGCGATTAACTCAAGCCACCATCAAAGGAGAAAAAGCAGAATGGGACAAAGTTGATGCGGATATAATCTCTAAATTAAATTCAATCTCGGCTTCCGGTGGTCGCATTGCATTGGTAGGAAAGAGCGATATTAGTCCATCTTCAAAAATGGCTAAAAAAGCCTTTTCTGAAAAATATGGCAACGTAGACGAAATCACTTACGATGTAAATACCGTTTCTGCATTAGCCGACGCCAACAAAGGCACTTTTGGTACCAGAATGGTGCCTTCATATGACTTTAGCAAGGCGAATGTAATTGTAGGTATCAATGCTGATTTTCTTGGTACATGGATTTCACCTGTGGAATTTTCAAGTCAGTATGCCAGAACCAGAAAATTAGGAAAAAATAAAAAGAGCATGTCTAGGCATTATCAGTTTGAGTCTTTATTGACTTTAACCGGTTCAAATGCTGATTATCGATCAAAAATAAAACCTTCTGAAGAGGCTTCGATTGTTAAAGCCATTTACGAAGGAGTAAGTGGTGGCTCAAGTCCAAAAGACAATGCCAACTTGTCTAAAGCCATTTCGGATCTGAAAAAGAATAAAGGTAAATCCCTTTTGGTATCCGGATCTAATGACCCGGATGTTCAAATGGTTGTGAATGAAATAAATAACATTCTGGGAAATTACGGTTCAACAATTGACACCACAACACCGGTGTATCTTCGTCAGGGAGATGATATGAAAATGGCAAACTTCATCGCTGATCTGAGCAGTGGAATTTATAGTGCTGTCATTTTCATGGATTGCAACCCAGTTTACGATCATCCCAATGGTGCAAAATTATCCGATGCGATTAAAAAAGCGCAATTATCAGTTTCAACTTCACTTAGCAATGATGAAACGGCAAGTGTTTGTAATTATGTTTGTCCTTCTCATCATTATCTTGAATCATGGAATGATGCTGAACCTAAGAAAGGTCATTTGAGCTTGACTCAACCAGCTATTTCTCCACTATTCTCTACCAGACAATCCGAGAGTTCTCTGATGAAATGGTCTGAAATGGACGGTGATTATTACGATTTTATCAAAAAGAATTGGGAAAGTAATTTCTACCCAGTATCAAGCGGATTTGTAAATTTTGATTCCTTTTGGGACAGGTCTTTACACGATGGTGTATTTGAATTTAAGTCTGAAGAATATGCAAGTATGCATGATTCACCGGCTGAAGAGGCTTCCGGTTCTCTGGATGCCGCACTGTCGAATCTTTCTTCGAAGAAGGCTTCAGCTAATGTAGAATTACTTGTTTACGAAAATATAAATGTTGGTTCAGGAGCACAGGGCAATAATCCATGGTTGCATGAATGTCCTGATCCAATTACCAAAGTATGCTATGATAACTATGTCAGCATGTCAATTACCATGGCAGGAGATACCTACAAACAAGGTGATCTTGTCAAAGTGAGTGCAAATGGACATAGCGTTGAACTTCCTGTATTGATACAACCGGGACAAGCCAATAATTTAATTGGTATCGCCTATGGCTTTGGAAGATCAAAAGCCGGAAGAGTTGGAAACGGACTTGGAAAAAATGCTTATCCATTCATTTCTTCTAAATCAGGTTACTTAAATCACGCTTCCGAAGTAACAATCGAAAAAACAGGCGGAACTTACAAATTGGCACAAACCCAGACGCATGAAACCGTAATGGGAAGAGAGTTTGTGGTGCAGGAAACCGTTTTATCTGATTATCAAAAAAATCCTAGTGCAGGAAAGCATTCTCCAAAAATTACAACCTATGATGGTCACAAAGCCCCTGATTCCATTTCATTGTGGAAAGGGCATGAATATCCAAACCATCATTGGGGATTGGCAATTGACCTTAATTCTTGTACCGGTTGTTCGGCATGTGTAGTGAGCTGTTTTTCGGAAAACAATATACCAATGGTTGGAAAAGACGAAGTTATTCGTCGTAGAGAAATGCATTGGTTGCGGATTGACAGGTATTATAGTACGGATGCGGATTTAGAAGACAAATCTGTTGCCGGTTATAAGGAAATGGAACAAGCTTCTGATAATCCAGAAGTTGTATTCCAACCAATGATGTGTCAGCAATGTAATAATGCGCCTTGCGAAACAGTATGTCCTGTTGCGGCAACCACTCATAGTACAGAAGGTTTAAATCAAATGACCTATAACAGGTGTATTGGAACAAGATATTGTGCAAATAACTGCCCTTATAAAGTAAGACGATTCAACTGGTTTAAATACCATGATAATAAGCAGTTTCCTGGTAACACAGCAATGAATAACGATCTCGGTAAAATGGTTCTAAACCCAGATGTGACCGTGAGATCAAGAGGAGTAATGGAAAAATGCACATTCTGTGTTCAGAGAATTCAGAGTGGAAAATTGGCAGCCAAAAAAGAACTGAGAAAAGTAGAAGACGGCGAAGTGACGACAGCTTGTGCCTCTGCTTGTCCTACCGAGGCACTGGTATTTGGCGACATGAAAGACCCGAATAGCAGAATCAGTAAATTGATAAACGAGGACAATAAGGAAAGAGCATTTCACGCATTAGAGGAATTAACTGTTCTTCCGAATGTGACTTATCTCAGAAAAGTAAGAAATAAGGATTTAGAAAGTAAAACATCATAG
- the nrfD gene encoding polysulfide reductase NrfD: MEVVSTVRTPLVTGQKTVHDVSEDICHYVEAKPNKLWMFGIILSLGALGFGGYCVFRTLWDGIGVWGLNKTVGWAWDITNFVWWVGIGHAGTLISAILLLFRQKWRMSINRAAEAMTIFAVICAAQFPLLHMGRLWLGFYWALPLPNTFGSLWVNFNSPLLWDVFAISTYFTVSLVFWYIGLIPDFATIRDRATGMRRSIYGALSFGWTGGAKDWNRYETVALVLAGLATPLVLSVHTIVSFDFATSVIPGWHTTIFPPYFVAGAIFSGFAMVLTLMIVTRKLFSLEDYITIYHIELMNIIIIVTGSIVGIAYITEFFIAWYSGVEAESYAFLNRATGPYWWAYASMMSCNVISPQLFWVKKIRTNIIATFTLSIIVNIGMWFERFVIIVTSLHRDFLPSSWAMFYPTMYDVGVYLFTFGVFFFFFLLFAKFFPVINMAEVKSIIKANSKKY, encoded by the coding sequence ATGGAAGTAGTTTCTACAGTACGAACACCCTTAGTTACCGGTCAAAAGACCGTCCATGATGTATCGGAAGATATTTGTCATTATGTTGAAGCCAAACCAAACAAACTTTGGATGTTTGGAATAATACTCTCTCTGGGAGCATTGGGATTTGGCGGATACTGTGTATTCCGGACATTATGGGATGGAATTGGCGTCTGGGGGTTAAATAAAACAGTAGGTTGGGCTTGGGACATTACCAACTTCGTGTGGTGGGTAGGTATAGGTCATGCCGGTACCTTGATTTCCGCCATTTTATTGCTTTTCCGTCAGAAATGGAGAATGTCGATTAACAGAGCGGCAGAAGCCATGACAATTTTCGCGGTAATCTGTGCGGCGCAGTTCCCATTGTTACACATGGGTCGTCTTTGGTTAGGATTTTATTGGGCACTTCCATTGCCAAATACTTTTGGATCACTCTGGGTCAACTTTAATTCACCGCTTTTATGGGATGTGTTTGCCATATCCACCTATTTCACCGTATCACTTGTGTTCTGGTACATTGGCCTTATTCCGGATTTTGCGACCATTAGAGACCGTGCAACCGGAATGAGAAGATCAATTTATGGTGCACTAAGTTTTGGATGGACTGGTGGCGCCAAAGATTGGAACAGATATGAAACAGTTGCGCTGGTTCTTGCAGGCCTGGCGACTCCTCTCGTACTTTCGGTGCACACCATTGTAAGTTTTGACTTTGCAACTTCGGTAATTCCTGGTTGGCATACGACTATATTTCCTCCGTATTTCGTGGCAGGAGCAATCTTCTCTGGATTTGCCATGGTATTGACTTTGATGATAGTAACTAGAAAGCTATTCAGTCTCGAAGATTATATTACGATTTATCATATTGAGTTGATGAACATTATTATAATCGTTACTGGTTCAATTGTGGGAATAGCTTATATCACAGAATTTTTTATTGCCTGGTATTCAGGAGTGGAAGCAGAATCATATGCCTTCCTTAACAGAGCAACAGGGCCGTACTGGTGGGCTTATGCATCCATGATGTCCTGTAATGTGATTTCTCCTCAATTATTCTGGGTAAAGAAAATAAGAACTAATATCATCGCAACTTTCACACTTTCAATTATAGTAAATATTGGAATGTGGTTTGAAAGATTTGTGATCATTGTGACTTCGTTACATAGAGATTTTCTGCCTTCAAGTTGGGCGATGTTTTATCCAACTATGTACGATGTGGGTGTATATCTATTCACTTTTGGTGTGTTTTTCTTCTTTTTCCTATTGTTTGCCAAATTTTTCCCGGTAATCAATATGGCAGAAGTAAAATCAATTATCAAAGCTAACAGCAAAAAATATTAA
- a CDS encoding DUF3341 domain-containing protein, translating to METKKNYLVGIFDDSEKVLHGISHVREQGVKIEEVFTPYPVHGIEAKLGYKRSKLSVAAFMFGALGTSLAILMQVWMLGIDWPMIIGGKNFVSAPTFVPVTFELTVLIGSLGMVGTFFVLSDLKPHKTPRIFDLRSTDDKMVMAVDLAVNKLSENEIQSILQAAGASEVYRKDFE from the coding sequence ATGGAGACAAAGAAAAACTACTTGGTCGGCATATTTGATGACAGCGAAAAGGTGCTACATGGAATTAGCCATGTTCGCGAGCAAGGTGTTAAAATAGAAGAAGTTTTTACACCCTATCCAGTCCACGGAATAGAAGCGAAATTAGGATATAAAAGAAGCAAACTTTCAGTGGCGGCATTTATGTTTGGAGCACTGGGTACCTCATTGGCAATTTTAATGCAGGTATGGATGTTAGGCATCGATTGGCCCATGATTATTGGTGGTAAGAACTTTGTTTCTGCACCAACTTTTGTGCCGGTTACCTTTGAATTAACGGTATTGATAGGTTCTTTAGGGATGGTTGGAACATTCTTTGTTTTAAGTGATTTAAAACCGCATAAAACGCCAAGAATATTTGACCTTCGTAGCACAGATGACAAAATGGTTATGGCTGTAGATCTGGCTGTGAACAAATTGAGCGAAAATGAAATACAATCAATACTTCAGGCAGCAGGTGCATCAGAAGTATACAGAAAAGACTTTGAATGA
- a CDS encoding cytochrome c has translation MRAKTFNLIILIGLAGIIASCSAGGNDQGVEYAPNMYHSVPYEPLKQVTDKTSGMWVNSSEQEIGEYYNSNPNNPHEMNMREPVENTIARRNYTINDKDSSENVYFLAERLHKDSLELAGKILQNPLPETPEVLAEGKELYLQFCQHCHGKQGAADGKVAEQYPGVPKYNSRAVKNVSGGHIYHVITHGKGRMWPHGSQMSPEERWKIVRYVQELQKL, from the coding sequence ATGAGAGCTAAAACTTTTAACTTAATTATTCTCATCGGCCTGGCCGGTATTATTGCTTCTTGTAGTGCAGGTGGTAATGACCAGGGTGTAGAATATGCCCCCAATATGTATCACTCCGTTCCCTACGAACCATTAAAACAGGTTACCGATAAAACCTCGGGAATGTGGGTTAATTCTTCAGAACAGGAAATAGGAGAATACTATAACTCAAACCCTAACAATCCGCATGAAATGAACATGCGTGAACCGGTGGAGAATACCATTGCAAGGAGAAACTATACCATCAACGATAAGGATTCATCAGAAAACGTTTATTTCCTGGCGGAAAGACTCCACAAAGACAGTTTGGAATTGGCGGGTAAAATTTTACAAAATCCTTTGCCGGAAACTCCTGAAGTTTTAGCCGAAGGAAAAGAATTGTATCTACAGTTTTGTCAGCATTGCCATGGCAAGCAGGGTGCTGCCGATGGTAAAGTAGCCGAGCAATATCCAGGTGTACCAAAATATAACTCTAGAGCCGTTAAAAATGTAAGTGGTGGGCATATTTATCATGTCATCACGCATGGAAAAGGCAGAATGTGGCCGCATGGATCTCAAATGTCTCCTGAGGAGCGATGGAAAATAGTGCGATACGTTCAGGAATTACAAAAACTGTGA
- a CDS encoding quinol:cytochrome C oxidoreductase: MDHNVTINTEEKFEFTSKAKRNLVITLVVGLLLFALGAFMEMSGSSHHGEEHGDSHAMNISISAQDHSEADSHGHAEAEHSEEGGHNGYSWIQKVYANLWINNMFFMGLGIIGLFFFAIQYVARAGWSTMFIRIMLSFGHWIPIGGALILVVFLVAKHDLFHWTHDYLYNLTLSDGSPNPEYDSILAGKRSFLNEPFYLIRMVVAVAVWTLCFYLLRRNTLKEDVEGGTGFYNKSVTTSTLFIIFFAVSSSIMAWDWIMSIDPHWFSTMFGWYVFASWFVSGLAAITLLAVILKENGYLQGVNENHFHDIGKFIFGFSVFWTYIWFSQFLLIYYANIPEETVYFWERLNSDHYAKFFYVNLFLNFFFPFLLFMTRESKRKFVMLKLVSVIVLIGHWSDFYLMITPGTLKEHGSLGFLEIGTAMIYLALFLFVVLNGLSKMPLIAKNHPMLEESLHHDV, from the coding sequence ATGGATCATAACGTTACAATTAACACTGAAGAAAAATTCGAATTCACCTCGAAAGCAAAAAGAAATCTTGTCATCACCTTGGTGGTCGGACTCTTGCTTTTTGCCTTAGGTGCATTTATGGAAATGTCGGGTTCATCACATCACGGTGAAGAACATGGTGATTCTCATGCAATGAATATATCAATTTCTGCTCAGGATCATTCCGAAGCGGATTCACATGGTCATGCGGAAGCAGAACATTCCGAAGAGGGAGGCCATAACGGATATTCGTGGATTCAAAAAGTTTATGCCAACCTATGGATCAACAATATGTTTTTCATGGGATTGGGTATCATTGGTCTGTTTTTCTTTGCCATTCAATATGTAGCCAGAGCAGGCTGGTCCACCATGTTTATAAGGATTATGTTATCATTCGGTCATTGGATTCCAATTGGAGGAGCCTTGATATTAGTTGTATTTCTTGTTGCAAAACATGATCTGTTTCACTGGACACATGATTATCTCTACAATTTAACCCTCAGCGACGGAAGTCCTAATCCGGAATACGATTCAATTCTGGCAGGGAAAAGAAGTTTTCTAAATGAGCCTTTCTATTTGATTAGAATGGTCGTAGCTGTGGCAGTTTGGACCTTGTGTTTTTACCTACTTCGAAGAAACACCTTGAAGGAAGATGTAGAAGGCGGGACAGGTTTCTATAATAAAAGCGTAACGACTTCTACTTTATTTATCATATTCTTTGCGGTGTCATCTTCTATCATGGCCTGGGATTGGATAATGTCAATAGACCCGCATTGGTTCAGCACAATGTTTGGTTGGTATGTATTTGCCAGTTGGTTTGTTTCCGGACTAGCTGCTATCACACTTCTGGCTGTTATTTTAAAAGAAAATGGTTATTTACAAGGGGTAAATGAAAACCACTTTCACGATATTGGAAAGTTTATTTTTGGATTCAGCGTTTTCTGGACTTACATCTGGTTTTCACAGTTTTTGCTTATCTATTATGCAAACATTCCGGAAGAGACGGTATATTTTTGGGAAAGGTTAAATAGCGACCATTACGCTAAATTCTTTTATGTTAATCTTTTTCTCAACTTCTTCTTCCCATTTTTGTTATTTATGACAAGAGAATCGAAGAGAAAATTTGTAATGTTGAAGTTGGTGAGTGTTATTGTATTAATTGGTCATTGGTCGGATTTTTACCTAATGATCACCCCCGGAACTTTGAAGGAGCATGGAAGCTTAGGCTTTCTGGAAATAGGAACTGCAATGATTTATCTTGCGTTATTCCTGTTCGTAGTGTTGAATGGGTTGAGTAAAATGCCTTTGATTGCAAAGAATCACCCCATGTTGGAGGAGAGTTTACATCATGATGTTTAA
- a CDS encoding cytochrome c oxidase subunit II translates to MTSLLIGLGAILTIAVLFLIFRLLAVVSIVKGTDNKREKTSNNVNGFMLFFLFLVGVVAMFWYSGIAKENFLPESASMHGKWTDSMFWVTTWITIAMFLFTNFILFYFSWRYRFKESRKASFYPDNNTLEIVWTIVPAIILTALVITGWRTWTKITDKAPDDALVIEIKAKQFGWEVRYPGEDNELGHFDYRLIDATNQFGMDFTDNASMDDIVPRKIYLPKGKPVLFKIRAVDVLHSVFAPHFRLKMDAVPGMRNEFWFVPEITTAEMKTITANPDFTYELACTEVCGRGHFAMRMEIVVQDENEFNEWYAAEEPWAVRNKDYVDEAQAKRGGATAQKNKELNKAIL, encoded by the coding sequence ATGACTAGTTTACTTATTGGACTTGGAGCAATATTAACTATTGCAGTTTTATTTCTGATTTTCAGATTACTTGCGGTTGTTTCTATTGTTAAAGGGACAGATAATAAAAGAGAGAAAACAAGTAACAATGTGAATGGCTTCATGTTGTTCTTTTTATTTTTAGTAGGTGTAGTGGCCATGTTTTGGTATAGCGGGATTGCAAAAGAGAATTTCCTGCCCGAATCGGCTTCTATGCATGGTAAATGGACAGACAGCATGTTCTGGGTAACCACCTGGATAACGATTGCGATGTTTCTGTTTACAAACTTTATTCTTTTCTATTTTTCCTGGCGATATAGATTTAAGGAAAGTAGGAAGGCATCATTTTATCCTGATAATAATACACTGGAAATTGTATGGACTATTGTTCCGGCAATTATTCTCACGGCATTGGTTATCACGGGGTGGAGAACCTGGACTAAGATTACTGATAAAGCACCCGATGATGCATTGGTAATTGAAATAAAAGCCAAACAATTTGGTTGGGAAGTGCGATATCCGGGAGAAGATAATGAATTGGGGCATTTCGATTATCGATTGATCGATGCGACAAATCAGTTTGGAATGGACTTTACTGATAATGCCAGTATGGATGATATCGTACCCAGAAAAATCTATCTACCAAAAGGCAAGCCAGTACTTTTCAAAATAAGAGCGGTAGATGTACTTCACAGTGTATTTGCACCTCATTTCAGACTCAAAATGGATGCAGTTCCCGGAATGAGAAATGAATTTTGGTTTGTACCGGAAATAACTACGGCGGAAATGAAAACAATTACTGCCAATCCTGATTTTACATATGAGTTGGCGTGTACTGAAGTTTGCGGACGTGGTCACTTTGCCATGAGGATGGAAATCGTTGTTCAGGATGAAAATGAGTTTAACGAGTGGTACGCCGCTGAAGAACCATGGGCGGTTAGAAATAAGGATTATGTGGATGAAGCACAAGCCAAAAGGGGTGGTGCGACAGCTCAAAAAAATAAAGAACTAAACAAAGCAATACTGTAA